CATAGCTCTCCAACGCCAGGCCTTTGTGTTTCGATCCATCTGCTAGTATTTTCGGTTCTCGCATTTCGGGATTTATACCCGTAATCCAACTCATTGCCGCCGACCATATGTTGGTAAACTTCGGAACGAACAATGGCGCCCGGATGGTGCGCCTCAAACCGCTCAGCGGACAATGGATTCTAGCGTATCCCCGGTTAGTCTCGACGTTCCAGAAGTTATTACCATACAGACAAAACACTATTTGTGGCCACCCATGTGGGTTTGTCGATTTCATAGTGAACTCAATTGGCATATTGAAAACAACCAACCTATAGTCACGATCGACTTTAGCGCTCTGGGTGATTCCCGATCGTAAGCCTGACACCAGCTCCCAATCAGGTCCCGCCACAATGTCGTAACGGCAGAATAAATTGCTTCCATCGGGCCCTAATGGGAAGCATGCCGCTTCCAACTCTCCCACTACGGTCAAATGGAAGTAGCTTTCACTGTCACCGCCACCAGAgattttcttcattttattCAAACTGAGAAATCTTAGAAGAACGCTGGACAGCTGTAGATAATTGTTTGCAACCTGGTTGCTAATGGGAACCTAACTATATGAATGAATGCAATTCTCCGTTGCAAACTTGTATGCTACATGTTACATTTGTAATGTTTCATTTAGCGAGAAACGCATCCTAGCGAcattaaagtgcgattcacatacaacatccacgtcacgttcacgttccgtcacgtcacgttgcgtcaattattcttccatggaattcctattgaagcattcacatacaccagcaacggcaagtcgaagatCCCGTTGCCGGtgcatgtgaatgtttgcataagaactgcttggaagaataattgacgcaacgtgacgcaCTTAATACTGAATTTTTTGTTGCGTGACAAGGTGTggaccaagatggtggagttaacaggtggctcgtaatttacactatttagaaaagacgtatgaggaatggcaagacgaaaagtttggatttgtttatgttattacttacgttggtatggttacatttgatttcgtcgaaggtattcgaagcagtataataaataaatagttgtcgttgaaaatagtaacctagtaaccattatgcatatgcttctaccagctggctcggctaatgtgatatgatttattcagggaatgttttgatcgtggtaccgctattggcgcataatttgcagctttgttttttgtgctggttcaaaacggcaatcaaccgtgccggcgaaactgtagtcaatgtttagtgttgtttggataccatctatgtaaataaattcaaacttacgggatacgtccaaacggcaattctgacattacgttttaccttccacttcactttccttggtgtGGACACGCTTGATATCCGAAAGAGGGAAAGACTTTGATAATGTTCTGTATACACCCGATTCTCTTTTTACACGATTACTCGAAATGACGCGTTTTCCCATGGTTTCTCAGAATTGGCTTTCGGGATGTTGCAATGTATGCATTTTATTCGAGAAGTAGAAGTACACTGAAGCCTTTTTTTACAaggtatgaaataaaaaaaatcaataatatattttttttagcaaTGTTCCACAAAACTATGTTTCAATGTTGCGTCACAACCAAAACATCTGATAGCATTGACTGACCTACTTAAGCTCATCATCTGTGCAG
The Toxorhynchites rutilus septentrionalis strain SRP chromosome 2, ASM2978413v1, whole genome shotgun sequence genome window above contains:
- the LOC129768601 gene encoding B9 domain-containing protein 1, coding for MKKISGGGDSESYFHLTVVGELEAACFPLGPDGSNLFCRYDIVAGPDWELVSGLRSGITQSAKVDRDYRLVVFNMPIEFTMKSTNPHGWPQIVFCLYGNNFWNVETNRGYARIHCPLSGLRRTIRAPLFVPKFTNIWSAAMSWITGINPEMREPKILADGSKHKGLALESYGELVISLQAMSRGCGKMGLDWGQSYD